The window ATATCCTGGGCCTGGCCATTGGCTTGTCCTGCTTTATCTTGATAAGCCTTTATGTGTTAGATGAGCTAAGCTTTGATCGCTACCACACCAAGGCCGACCGTATTTACCGCGTCAACAGCGACATTAAGTTTGGCGATAGTGAAATGCACATAGCCGAAACGCCTGATGTGATGGGGGCGATTTTAAAAAAGGATTTCCCGCAGGTAGAGGAGTATGTGCGACTGTATAACAACACAGGAGCACAACACCTGAAAAAGGGGGAAAGCTACCTCAATGAAGAGCGCGTAGTCCATGCCGATTCCAGTTTTTTCCGGGTGTTTAGTTTTACTCCGGTGGCAGGCGATCTTGATAAAGCCCTGAGCACTCCAAACTCCGTGGTGCTTACCGAATCTATGGCACTTAAATATTATAGCACCAAACAGGTGCTGGGCAAGCCACTGGAAAACATCAGGGGCCAGGTATTCGATATCACGGCAGTTATTGAAGACATGCCCGCCAACGGGCATTTCCAGTTCGATTTCATTTTTTCCATGGATAATTTTCCCTATGAATGGGAGAGTTATTTAAGCCACAACTTCCACACCTACCTGCTCCTGAAAGAAGGGGTAAGTGCAGAAGAATTTCAGCCCAGGCTTGACCAGTACATTGCCGATTACGTAATGCCACGTATTGGACAGATGCTGAACGTTAAGAGCATACAGGAACTGGAAGCTTCGGGAAACAGCCTTGCTTACTCACTCACACCGCTTACGGATATTCATCTCTATTCCAGCAGGAGATCGGAGCTTAGCCCCAGTGGCAACATACAGTATGTGTATATTTTCTCGGCGGTAGCTTTGTTTATCCTGCTGATTGCCTGTGTAAACTTTATGAATCTGGCTACTGCCCGCTCGGCCAGCAGGGCCAGGGAAGTGGGCATTTGTAAAGTGCTGGGCTCACAGCGCGGGCAGCTGGTCATGCAGTTCCTGGCAGAAGCCACCCTGATGGCACTGCTGGCGATGCTCATTGCCCTGGTACTGGTCGTGATTGCATTGCCCCATTTCAACGAGCTGGCTGCTAAATCAATTTCGATGCAGCTGATCCTGCAACCCCAGTTCATGCTCTTTCTGCTCCTGCTTCCTTTCCTGGTTGGCTTGCTGGCAGGTTCTTATCCGGCTTTTGTTTTATCTGCTTTTAAACCCGTACAGGTGCTCAAGGGCAAACTCAACATGGGGGCAAAAGGGGGCGACTTCAGAAATGTGCTGGTGGTGTTTCAGTTTGCTACCTCTATCATGCTCATTATTGGCACCATTGTGGTGTACCAGCAGCTGTCTTACATGCAGAACAAAAACCTGGGTTTTAACAAAGAGCAGGTGCTGATTGTGGAAAATACCTGGGTGCTGGAAAATCGTGCAGCTGCTTTTAAAAATGAAGTGCTGCAAATGGCGGGGGTGCAATCGGGTACCTATAGCGGCTTTCTGCCTATCAACGAGAGCTACCGGAATAACCAGAGCTTCTCCAAAGAAGCGGTTATGAACTCCACAAGCGGCTTTAACATGCAAAGGTGGCAGATAGACTACGACTACCTGAACACCCTGGGCATGGAGCTGGTAGCGGGTAGAAATTTCTCCAGGACTTATGGAGGCGATTCTTCTGCCGTGATTATCAATGAAACTACTGCCAAGATGCTGGGTTATGAAGATCCCGTCGGAAAAAAATTATACCAGGTGGGTGACTACAATTCCGGTGCCGTCAACGGCTTAGAGATTATTGGGGTAGTCAGGAACTTCCATTTCGAATCCATGCATCAGCAAATCGGGCCGCTCTGCATGGTGCTGAACAACCACAGCCGCATGGCCTCTTTCAAAGTTGATGCTGATAAAATTCCTGCCCTGCTTTCCGGGATCGAAGATAAATGGGCAGCCATGACGTCGGGTATGCCCTTTAGCTACCGCTTTCTGGATGATGATTTCGCAGAGATGTACCGTGCAGAACAGCAGGTGGGTCAGATTACGCTCATCTTCACCGTGCTTGCCATCGTAGTGGCCTGCCTGGGGCTTTTTGGGCTGTCTACTTTTATAGCAGAAAGGCGGGCCAAAGAAATTGGCATACGCAAAGTGCTGGGTGCTTCTGTAGAGGGGCTGGTGCAGTTGCTCTCCAAAGATTTTCTCAGGCTGGTACTCATTGCTTTTCTCATTGCCAGCCCCATTGCATGGTATGCCATGCACAACTGGCTGCAGGATTTTGCCTACCGCATAGACCTTAGCTGGTGGTATTTTGCCGGAGCAGGTGTATTGGCCCTTTTCATTGCCCTGGCCACCGTTAGTGTGCAGGCTGTGAAAACCGCCCTTTCCAACCCGGTAAAGAATTTAAGGGCGGAGTAAGAGCCTGCGGATTCCAACTGTATGTTGTATTATATTTAAATCTAGATCATTATGCTAAGGAATTATTTTAAAATAGCCATGCGCAACCTGCAGAGGCACCGGCTGTATACCCTCATCAATGTGCTGGGTATTACCCTGGGTTTTTCTGCAGCGGTGGTGATCTATATATTCCTTTCGGCAGAAACTAATTTCGATTCCTTTCACAGCAATTCCTCAGCCACTTACCGGATTGTACAGCAGTATCATACCTCAGAAGGCACCCAGTTCTGGAACACCACTGCTTATCCGCTGGCAGAGGCACTGAGGCAGGAGTTACCACAGGCCACCTTTGCACAGGCAGCCGGACCCATGGGAAGTGTTATTTCTGTGCAGGATGGAGAGCAGCTGCGTAGGTTTGAAGAAGATAAGGTGCTGTATGCTGATGAGCATTATTTATCTGTATTTGATTTCAGTAAGGTGTTTTCCCAACAGGAGCTATGGCTCGCGGGCAGTCCCGGTACCGCTTTCGATCACCCTAATGCAGTGGTGCTTACGCAGGCAACCGCCAGGCGCTATTTTTCCGGGGAACATAGCCCGGAGGAACTACTGGGCAGAACGCTCAGACTGAATGATAAAGAGACTTTGATGGTAACTGGTGTGATACAGGACCTTCCGTCCAACACCAGCCTGTCTTTCGAGGTGCTGATTCCTTATGCGTTCTTTAAATCGCAGCATGAATACCAGGCAAACAACTGGTCTGGTAATTATCAGGGTACCACCTTTGTAGTGCTCCCGGAGCAGCTTAAGGAGGCAGATATTCTGA of the Flammeovirgaceae bacterium 311 genome contains:
- a CDS encoding hypothetical protein (COG0577 ABC-type antimicrobial peptide transport system, permease component), producing the protein MYRTYLKLAWRNLQKSKVYSLLNILGLAIGLSCFILISLYVLDELSFDRYHTKADRIYRVNSDIKFGDSEMHIAETPDVMGAILKKDFPQVEEYVRLYNNTGAQHLKKGESYLNEERVVHADSSFFRVFSFTPVAGDLDKALSTPNSVVLTESMALKYYSTKQVLGKPLENIRGQVFDITAVIEDMPANGHFQFDFIFSMDNFPYEWESYLSHNFHTYLLLKEGVSAEEFQPRLDQYIADYVMPRIGQMLNVKSIQELEASGNSLAYSLTPLTDIHLYSSRRSELSPSGNIQYVYIFSAVALFILLIACVNFMNLATARSASRAREVGICKVLGSQRGQLVMQFLAEATLMALLAMLIALVLVVIALPHFNELAAKSISMQLILQPQFMLFLLLLPFLVGLLAGSYPAFVLSAFKPVQVLKGKLNMGAKGGDFRNVLVVFQFATSIMLIIGTIVVYQQLSYMQNKNLGFNKEQVLIVENTWVLENRAAAFKNEVLQMAGVQSGTYSGFLPINESYRNNQSFSKEAVMNSTSGFNMQRWQIDYDYLNTLGMELVAGRNFSRTYGGDSSAVIINETTAKMLGYEDPVGKKLYQVGDYNSGAVNGLEIIGVVRNFHFESMHQQIGPLCMVLNNHSRMASFKVDADKIPALLSGIEDKWAAMTSGMPFSYRFLDDDFAEMYRAEQQVGQITLIFTVLAIVVACLGLFGLSTFIAERRAKEIGIRKVLGASVEGLVQLLSKDFLRLVLIAFLIASPIAWYAMHNWLQDFAYRIDLSWWYFAGAGVLALFIALATVSVQAVKTALSNPVKNLRAE